The Raphanus sativus cultivar WK10039 unplaced genomic scaffold, ASM80110v3 Scaffold0478, whole genome shotgun sequence DNA window TGGTCAAATGTAAAAGCTTTGATTGTAATTTACATTAACGATCTATGCCTAACAACGGTTTAATGTTACTTGGCCATGTTAGATATCTATAGGCGATGGCTTTTCTGAGTAAATTCGGCAACGTATTGAAGCAGACGAGGAGCAAGCAGCTCAATGCTCATGGTTCTTTATCAAGAAGCCCTTCGCTTTTTAAGGCGATAAGGTGCATGTCATCTTCTAAGCTCTTCATTGGAGGTGGGTTTTGTTTCTAGAGTGTCTGTAAGTGTCTAGTTGTTATGCTATGGTTCTTGCTAACTTTTATgagttattttgatattttgtaagGTATGGAGTATGGGATGAATGAGGATAGCTTAAGAGAAGCTTTCAGCAAATACGGCGAAGTCGTtggaagtaaaaaaaataactgaTCTTTTTAGTATTTTTCTTGTAAGAATGGTTGCAGTGTGTTGTATGGTTTTGTTTAATTGTCTTTTGCTAACTCTGcatctgtgtttttttttttaatacagcGAAGGTTATTTTGGATCGTGAAACTGGTAGGTCGAGGGGATTTGGGTTTGTTACATTCACTGATGCAGAGGCGGCCTCTAGTGCTATCCAGGCTTTGGACGGGCAGGTAACTTTCTTGTTGCTGATGTTTTACTATCTACTTCTCTGAGAACAATGTTAGGTTTCAACTAGGaatcctttttttctttcttaatccTCCTTCAGGATCTCCATGGCCGTATTGTTAAAGTGAGTTATGCACATGATAGAACAAGTGGCGGTGGGTTTGGAGGTGGTGGGTTTGGGAGTGGTGGAGGTGGTTATGGTGCTGGCGGTTATGGAGGCGGTGGAGCTGGTGGATATGGTGCAAGTGGTGGCTATGGATCTAGCAGCAGCGGTTATGGTGAGGGCTCAAGTGCAGGTGCTGTTGGTGGCTACAATGGAAGTAGTGGTTATGATAGTGGCAATACCTACGGCATCAACAATGGTGGATTCGCTGGAGACAGCCAGTTTAGTGGAAACCCAGTTGGTAACAGCTCTCAGTTCGGTGGTGAGAACACTCAGTTTGGTGTTGGTGGGGGTGAGGCTCAGTTTGGAGGCATGGAGAACACTGAGATGGAGAATGGACCAGTGGGAGGTTTCGAAGATGACACTGATGTTGCCAAAAGAGCCTGAAGCAACTAGCAAAATATGTTGTCTAAGACTTGTCTCAAGAGATAATTTATCCATAACTTTTCATGAATATGGAAACCACTTTATGTAGAAACAATCTGCTTTttgcataaaataaattttgtagcTTGAGATTGTTTCAGCTACTGTTGTGGTCTGATATGACAATAAAGATACATACATAGTTTGCATAACACCACACTCAAAGAGAAAGACACAATCTTTTATTAAACCATGTGGTTTTAGTAGTAAGTAAACAAACAACTCAGAAACCTGAAAGCTCCAAACAATCTTAGAGAGGTTTAGAAGCAGCATTGTCTATGTAAGCCCAAGCTTCTTCTTCAGAGAGTCTTCCTCCTTCAACAAGTCCCATTACCAAACTGTTGGCATAGGCTTTTGCAGGAGGTCTTAATGGCACCTCACCTGATATAAACTTCTCAAGAACAGAAAGTGTGCATCTGCAAACAAAACAGTCATTGCGAAACAGCGCACAAGACAATGAAATTGAAATAGAGTAAACTTACGTCATTGTAAGTATAGGTATGCCTGATTCTTTTCCCACGCAGACAACGTTACCATACCAACCagactgcaaaaaaaaatgtccCATACATACTATTACATGTCTCTCTAAAGCGTATCAA harbors:
- the LOC108828274 gene encoding glycine-rich RNA-binding protein 3, mitochondrial, coding for MAFLSKFGNVLKQTRSKQLNAHGSLSRSPSLFKAIRCMSSSKLFIGGMEYGMNEDSLREAFSKYGEVVGTKVILDRETGRSRGFGFVTFTDAEAASSAIQALDGQDLHGRIVKVSYAHDRTSGGGFGGGGFGSGGGGYGAGGYGGGGAGGYGASGGYGSSSSGYGEGSSAGAVGGYNGSSGYDSGNTYGINNGGFAGDSQFSGNPVGNSSQFGGENTQFGVGGGEAQFGGMENTEMENGPVGGFEDDTDVAKRA